Proteins from a genomic interval of Candidatus Gracilibacteria bacterium:
- the prmC gene encoding peptide chain release factor N(5)-glutamine methyltransferase — protein MNDPTLGSFLASTTPSDRLAAELIVGYVLDKSKEWVFSHPEYEFSSQESDRLAHLWSRFGKGESVAYLIGEKEFFGLKFKVDSRVLVPRPETEHLVEAVLARVQDSGLTEPRILDVGTGCGAIALALAHTLPQAQVFASDVSPEAIEVARENAERLGLSKRVSFFISDLLESFPREALRPDVIVANLPYIGTEKFNFVEKSVKKFEPHVALFASSDGLDLYRRLFEQISCSGNAKQVGGKGVKAWCPRWILGEFGSLQKAALEQELRHYFPDPSVQIEFHTDLAGLDRYFIVELPKSPGGSRTDTNEVSVRFPAFHSHDLKKKLGKCGIGHSAALRVGGMCGSTSSPRHKPLNIFIVFLC, from the coding sequence ATGAATGATCCCACCCTCGGCTCTTTTTTGGCTTCTACAACCCCTTCTGATCGTTTGGCTGCGGAATTGATTGTCGGCTATGTCCTGGACAAGAGCAAGGAATGGGTTTTTTCGCATCCGGAATATGAGTTTTCTTCTCAAGAGTCCGATCGTTTGGCGCATTTGTGGTCTCGATTTGGAAAAGGGGAGTCTGTCGCTTATTTGATCGGCGAAAAGGAATTTTTTGGGTTGAAATTTAAAGTGGATTCGCGCGTTTTGGTCCCACGGCCTGAGACCGAGCATTTGGTGGAGGCGGTTTTGGCGCGAGTGCAGGATTCAGGGTTGACGGAGCCGCGAATTTTGGATGTTGGAACCGGGTGTGGGGCGATTGCGTTGGCGTTGGCACATACGCTTCCTCAGGCGCAAGTGTTTGCGAGTGATGTTTCTCCCGAAGCCATTGAGGTGGCCCGTGAAAATGCGGAGCGATTGGGGCTTTCTAAGCGAGTTTCTTTTTTTATTTCCGATCTTTTGGAAAGCTTTCCTAGGGAGGCTTTGAGACCTGATGTGATTGTGGCGAATTTGCCGTATATTGGCACTGAAAAATTTAATTTTGTTGAAAAATCCGTGAAGAAATTCGAGCCTCATGTTGCCCTTTTTGCAAGTTCGGATGGGTTGGATTTGTATCGGCGATTGTTTGAGCAAATTAGTTGTTCAGGCAACGCGAAACAAGTGGGGGGAAAGGGGGTGAAAGCTTGGTGCCCCCGATGGATTTTAGGCGAATTTGGTTCTTTGCAAAAAGCCGCACTAGAGCAGGAGTTACGGCATTATTTTCCCGATCCCTCAGTTCAAATTGAATTTCATACGGATTTGGCTGGTTTGGATCGATATTTTATTGTAGAGTTGCCAAAGTCACCCTGAGGTTCTCGAACAGACACGAACGAAGTAAGTGTCCGATTCCCTGCATTTCATTCCCATGACCTCAAGAAGAAGCTTTGAAAATGCGGGATATGACACTCCGCTGCGCTACGTGTCTGATGAATGTGTGGTTCGACAAGCTCACCACGACATAAGCCTTTAAATATTTTTATTGTTTTCTTATGTTAA